In Streptomyces sp. NBC_01551, one DNA window encodes the following:
- a CDS encoding DUF6777 domain-containing protein has protein sequence MLVALAAVVTLVVVLIRPGGQGDDTASGEVFLQPASTTGPDPFTASTAAKDAVPPPQGTSPPTAPRTSPGPRETGPGTTASTTPGRTATWSVSGAAPGVYGGTKDVASCDVEKQIKVLSAQPATNSAFAASAGIRPAAVPGYLRSLTPVQLGLDTRVTNHGYRDGKVHPYQAVLQAGTPVLVDDRGVPRVRCACGNPLGLPVALRANPERHGEPWTSYEPAKVVVIAPAVTVVKKFVIYDHHEKHWYERDPGRHHKDKHDKPVPPPVVPTPSWRPWTPTGTWNPTESPTWKPDGSPTRKPDGSPTRKPGEGTSTRTPTQTRTGPPTGPPTGPPTKGTKTGEPPSTPSEEPRTGDTPSGETPSERVPPTEAPTETPAQTLTETPADTETPAETPAETLTETPAETPAETPTEAPTPERNSEPASEPPPSVQSSAPPEETVTGPPPESAPGSGPASEPASEPVSEPVSEPPPSIEATNEEPARETPAEQDQPPAQEESPAEQVEPQEQEQEQNPVPEEEAPAEEPPPAQEDGTTE, from the coding sequence GTGCTCGTCGCGCTCGCCGCCGTGGTGACGCTCGTCGTCGTCCTGATCAGGCCGGGAGGCCAGGGCGACGACACCGCGAGCGGCGAGGTGTTCCTCCAGCCCGCCTCCACGACCGGCCCCGACCCGTTCACCGCGTCCACGGCGGCGAAGGACGCCGTACCGCCGCCGCAGGGCACGTCGCCGCCGACCGCCCCGCGTACGTCGCCGGGCCCGCGCGAGACCGGGCCCGGCACGACCGCGTCCACCACCCCCGGCAGGACGGCCACGTGGAGCGTCAGCGGGGCCGCGCCGGGGGTGTACGGCGGCACCAAGGACGTGGCCAGCTGCGACGTGGAGAAGCAGATCAAGGTGCTGTCCGCACAGCCCGCCACGAACAGCGCGTTCGCCGCGTCCGCCGGGATCCGGCCGGCGGCCGTACCGGGCTACCTGCGCTCCCTCACCCCGGTCCAGCTGGGTCTGGACACCCGGGTCACGAACCACGGCTACCGCGACGGCAAGGTCCACCCGTACCAGGCCGTCCTCCAGGCCGGCACCCCCGTCCTCGTGGACGACCGCGGAGTGCCGCGGGTGCGCTGCGCGTGCGGGAACCCGCTGGGCCTGCCGGTGGCGCTGAGGGCGAACCCGGAGCGGCACGGCGAGCCGTGGACCTCGTACGAGCCGGCGAAGGTCGTCGTCATCGCGCCGGCGGTAACGGTCGTGAAGAAGTTCGTGATCTACGACCACCACGAGAAGCACTGGTACGAGCGCGACCCCGGCCGCCACCACAAGGACAAGCACGACAAGCCGGTGCCGCCGCCCGTCGTCCCGACGCCGTCGTGGAGGCCCTGGACGCCGACCGGCACGTGGAACCCGACCGAGTCCCCGACGTGGAAGCCGGACGGGTCCCCGACGCGGAAGCCGGACGGGTCCCCGACGCGGAAGCCGGGTGAGGGCACGTCCACGCGGACCCCGACGCAGACGCGGACGGGACCGCCGACCGGGCCGCCGACCGGCCCGCCGACGAAGGGGACGAAGACGGGCGAGCCGCCGTCGACGCCGTCGGAGGAGCCGCGCACCGGGGATACGCCGTCCGGGGAGACGCCGTCCGAGCGAGTGCCCCCCACGGAGGCGCCCACGGAGACGCCCGCGCAGACGCTTACGGAGACGCCCGCGGATACGGAGACGCCTGCGGAGACGCCCGCGGAGACGCTTACCGAGACGCCCGCAGAGACGCCCGCAGAGACGCCCACGGAGGCGCCGACGCCTGAGCGGAACTCGGAGCCGGCTTCGGAGCCCCCGCCGTCCGTCCAGTCCTCGGCACCGCCCGAGGAGACGGTGACCGGCCCGCCGCCGGAATCCGCGCCGGGCTCGGGCCCCGCTTCGGAGCCCGCTTCGGAGCCGGTCTCGGAGCCGGTCTCGGAGCCGCCGCCGAGCATCGAAGCCACGAACGAGGAGCCCGCCCGGGAGACCCCGGCCGAGCAGGACCAGCCCCCGGCGCAGGAGGAGAGTCCGGCCGAGCAGGTCGAGCCCCAGGAGCAGGAGCAGGAGCAGAACCCCGTCCCGGAGGAAGAGGCCCCGGCCGAGGAGCCTCCCCCCGCCCAGGAGGACGGCACCACCGAATAG
- a CDS encoding haloalkane dehalogenase encodes MPVLPVLDTTMHHLELGADAGTDAGTPMVFLHGNPTSSHLWRDILPAVGGGGRRLAPDLIGMGRSGKPDIDYTFADQARHLDGWFDALGLDEVILIGHDWGGALAFDWAARHPGRVRGIAFTETIVKPMQWEEFPEGGRELFRAVKTHGVGEAMILDENAFVEEALPGTVATPLDPADLAAYRAPYPTRESRRPLLRWARSMPLGGEPAEVVARVEAYGAWLEASADVPKLLLTFAPGPGVMMGPELVAWCARNIAALEVEHHAVPAGHHTPEDQPALIAASLTSWTARHRLH; translated from the coding sequence GTGCCCGTACTGCCCGTCCTCGACACGACGATGCACCACCTCGAACTCGGCGCCGATGCCGGTACCGATGCCGGTACGCCGATGGTGTTCCTGCACGGCAACCCCACTTCCTCGCACCTCTGGCGTGACATCCTCCCGGCCGTCGGGGGCGGGGGGCGCCGGCTCGCCCCGGACCTGATCGGCATGGGCCGGTCGGGCAAGCCGGACATCGACTACACCTTCGCCGACCAGGCCCGCCATCTGGACGGCTGGTTCGATGCGCTCGGCCTCGACGAGGTGATCCTGATCGGCCACGACTGGGGCGGCGCGCTCGCCTTCGACTGGGCCGCGCGCCACCCGGGGCGGGTGCGGGGCATCGCCTTCACCGAGACCATCGTCAAGCCGATGCAGTGGGAGGAATTCCCGGAGGGCGGGCGCGAGTTGTTCCGGGCCGTCAAGACGCACGGGGTGGGCGAGGCGATGATCCTCGACGAGAACGCCTTCGTCGAGGAGGCGCTCCCCGGCACCGTCGCCACCCCGTTGGACCCGGCCGACCTGGCCGCCTACCGGGCCCCGTACCCCACCCGGGAGAGCCGCAGACCGCTTCTGCGGTGGGCCCGTTCGATGCCGCTGGGCGGCGAACCGGCCGAGGTGGTGGCGCGGGTCGAGGCGTACGGCGCCTGGCTGGAGGCGAGCGCCGACGTGCCGAAGCTGCTGCTGACCTTCGCGCCCGGACCCGGCGTGATGATGGGCCCGGAACTGGTCGCCTGGTGCGCGCGGAACATCGCCGCCCTGGAGGTAGAACACCACGCCGTACCCGCCGGCCACCACACCCCGGAGGACCAGCCGGCGCTGATCGCCGCGTCCCTCACCTCCTGGACGGCCCGCCACCGTCTCCACTGA
- a CDS encoding streptophobe family protein, whose protein sequence is MSTARSGQRPESSGGSARAWRDALVAVVAGFAVMGVLAAAGLAYAGAAGLPEGAFPRVVAAVVVMAAGGSMEVSGEAGFLAGADASLSVLPLSVSLGGALTAGSLFLRPLHNRAVAGPRELLARAGPLVLLWMVALTGVALLARQTFGISTGDSPLGQIGELLDSGPTVGFEAVLPATLFYGLLWILGLLVISLLVSRRAPLPARLVRFHAAVRPVAHATVVLLLAYVVLGVVVGLVVAATQGHTARTLAVVLLGLPNLAWMALTLGFGGAWQGRVDGPFGLPMPHLLDEVLRGPELSTVDVGSLAEQDARAWWLVVVAAVLLLGTGFLAAARSPAGVRPWQHAVHLGASLALATLTICLLGRVQAQFGLSVLGIGEVDALNGTVTLDPVLWRTVGLALLWGALAGYLGALLARPVHRRGRVG, encoded by the coding sequence GTGAGCACGGCACGGTCCGGGCAGCGCCCGGAGTCTTCCGGGGGCTCCGCGAGGGCTTGGCGGGACGCCCTCGTCGCGGTCGTCGCGGGCTTCGCCGTGATGGGCGTGCTCGCCGCGGCGGGGCTCGCGTACGCGGGCGCGGCCGGGCTCCCCGAAGGCGCGTTCCCCCGGGTGGTGGCGGCCGTCGTGGTGATGGCGGCGGGCGGCTCGATGGAAGTGTCCGGCGAGGCCGGGTTCCTGGCCGGGGCCGACGCGAGCCTGTCCGTACTACCGCTGTCGGTCAGCCTCGGCGGCGCGCTCACGGCCGGGTCCCTCTTCCTGCGGCCGCTGCACAACCGGGCGGTGGCCGGGCCGCGCGAACTGCTGGCCCGGGCAGGTCCATTGGTGCTGTTGTGGATGGTCGCACTGACCGGCGTCGCGCTCCTGGCCCGCCAGACGTTCGGGATCTCCACTGGCGACTCCCCTCTCGGGCAGATCGGCGAACTCCTGGACTCCGGCCCGACGGTCGGGTTCGAGGCCGTCCTGCCCGCCACCCTGTTCTACGGCTTGCTGTGGATCCTCGGCCTGTTGGTGATCTCCCTACTGGTCTCCCGCCGCGCGCCGCTGCCCGCGAGGCTGGTCCGCTTCCACGCGGCGGTCCGGCCGGTCGCACACGCCACCGTCGTCCTGCTCCTCGCGTACGTGGTTCTCGGCGTCGTGGTCGGCCTGGTGGTGGCCGCCACCCAGGGCCATACGGCGCGCACCCTGGCGGTGGTCCTGCTCGGCCTGCCGAACCTGGCCTGGATGGCGCTGACGCTGGGCTTCGGCGGGGCGTGGCAGGGCCGGGTCGACGGCCCCTTCGGGCTGCCGATGCCGCACCTGCTGGACGAGGTGCTGCGCGGCCCGGAGCTGTCCACGGTGGACGTGGGCTCCCTCGCGGAGCAGGACGCCCGGGCGTGGTGGCTGGTGGTGGTCGCGGCCGTCCTGCTGCTCGGCACGGGCTTCTTGGCGGCCGCCCGCTCCCCCGCCGGCGTCCGCCCGTGGCAGCATGCCGTCCACCTGGGCGCGTCCCTGGCCCTCGCCACCTTGACGATCTGTCTCCTGGGCCGCGTACAGGCCCAGTTCGGCCTGTCCGTCCTGGGCATCGGCGAGGTGGACGCCCTGAACGGCACGGTGACCTTGGACCCGGTGCTGTGGCGGACGGTGGGCCTGGCGCTGCTCTGGGGCGCCCTGGCCGGCTACCTCGGCGCCCTCCTGGCCCGCCCCGTCCACCGCCGCGGGCGCGTGGGGTAG